In the Manis javanica isolate MJ-LG chromosome 14, MJ_LKY, whole genome shotgun sequence genome, one interval contains:
- the LOC108392751 gene encoding protocadherin gamma-C3 isoform X6, whose translation MVPEARRSGLVKTGRVVGVLLLLSALHKASAVIRYEILEEREKGFTVGNVVTDLGLDLASLSARRLRTVSGASRRFFEVNRKTGEMFVNDRLDREELCGTLPSCTVALELVVESPLELFSAEVVIQDINDNNPAFPTREMKLEISEAVAPGTRFPLESAHDPDVGSNSLQTYELSRNEYFALRVQTREDSTKYAELVLERALDREREPSLQLVLTALDGGTPVRSASLPVRITVLDANDNAPTFNQSLYRARVLEDASPGTRVVQVRATDLDEGPNGEIIYSFGSHNRAGVRELFSLDLVTGVLTIKGRLDFEDTKLHEIYIQAKDKGANPEGAHCKVLVEVVDVNDNAPEITVTSVYSPVPEDAPLGTVIALLSVTDLDAGENGLVTCAVPPGLPFSLTSSLKNYFTLKTSASLDRETEPEYNLSITARDAGAPSLSALTTVWVQVSDINDNPPQPSQSSYDVYVEENNIPGVPILNLSVWDPDAPQNARLSFFLLEQGDETGLVGRYFTINRDSGVVSSLVPLDYEDRREFELTAHISDGGNPVLTTNVSVNIFVTDRNDNAPQVLYPRPGRSSVETLPRGTTAGHVVTRVVGWDPDAGHNAWLSYSLLGAPNQSLFAVGLRTGQVSTARPVQDTDSPRQTITVLIKDNGEPSLSTTATLTVSVTEEPPEARAEFPSGSDPPEQTKNLTFYLLLSLILVSVGFAITVLGVIIFKVYKWKQSRELYRTPVSSLYRTPGPSLHADAVRGGLMPPHLYHQVYLTTDSRRSDALLKKPGAASPLASRQNTLRSCDPVFYRQVLGAESSPSGQQAPPNTDWRFSQAQRPGTSGSQNGDETGTWPNNQFDTEMLQAMILASASEAADGSSTLGGGAGTMGLSARYGPQFTLQHVPDYRQNVYIPGSNATLTNAAGKRDGKAPAGGNGNKKKSGKKEKK comes from the exons ATGGTCCCAGAGGCCCGGAGGAGCGGACTGGTAAAGACCGGGAGAGTGGTGGGAGTTTTGCTTCTGCTCAGTGCCTTGCACAAGGCTTCCGCCGTCATTCGCTATGAGATcctggaggaaagagagaaaggtttCACGGTGGGCAACGTGGTCACCGACCTTGGCTTGGATCTGGCCAGTCTGTCAGCCCGCAGGCTCCGGACGGTGTCCGGAGCTAGCCGAAGATTCTTCGAGGTGAACCGGAAGACCGGAGAGATGTTCGTGAACGACCGCCTGGACCGAGAGGAGCTTTGCGGGACCCTGCCCTCCTGCACCGTGGCTCTGGAGCTGGTAGTGGAGAGCCCGCTGGAGCTGTTCAGCGCCGAAGTGGTGATCCAGGACATCAACGACAACAATCCCGCTTTCCCTACCCGGGAAATGAAATTGGAGATTAGCGAGGCAGTGGCTCCGGGCACGCGCTTTCCGCTCGAGAGCGCGCACGATCCCGACGTGGGAAGCAACTCTTTACAAACCTACGAGCTGAGCCGAAACGAGTACTTTGCGCTTCGCGTGCAGACGCGGGAGGACAGCACCAAGTACGCGGAGCTGGTGCTGGAGCGCGCGCTGGACCGGGAACGAGAGCCCAGTCTCCAGCTGGTGCTCACGGCATTGGATGGAGGAACCCCGGTTCGCTCCGCCAGCCTTCCTGTTCGCATTACGGTGCTGGACGCGAATGACAACGCTCCTACCTTCAACCAGTCCTTGTATCGGGCGCGCGTTCTGGAGGATGCATCCCCCGGCACTCGCGTGGTGCAAGTCCGTGCAACCGATCTGGATGAAGGCCCCAACGGTGAAATAATTTACTCCTTCGGCAGCCACAACCGTGCCGGAGTGCGGGAACTATTCTCCTTAGACCTTGTAACCGGGGTGCTGACAATTAAGGGTCGACTGGACTTCGAAGACACGAAACTCCACGAGATTTACATACAGGCCAAAGATAAGGGCGCCAATCCCGAAGGAGCACATTGCAAAGTTTTGGTAGAGGTCGTGGACGTGAATGACAATGCCCCAGAGATCACAGTCACCTCCGTGTACAGCCCAGTCCCCGAGGATGCCCCTCTAGGAACTGTCATCGCTTTGCTCAGTGTGACTGATCTGGATGCTGGGGAAAATGGGCTGGTTACTTGCGCGGTTCCACCAGGTCTCCCCTTTAGCCTTACTTCTTCCCTCAagaattattttactttgaaaaccAGCGCATCCCTGGATCGGGAGACGGAGCCAGAATACAACCTCAGTATCACGGCTCGAGACGCGGGGGCCCCTTCCCTCTCGGCCCTTACGACAGTGTGGGTACAAGTGTCCGACATCAACGACAACCCTCCACAACCTTCCCAATCTTCCTATGACGTTTACGTTGAGGAAAATAACATCCCTGGGGTTCCAATACTAAATCTTAGTGTCTGGGACCCCGACGCCCCTCAGAATGCTcgcctttccttctttctcttggaGCAAGGTGATGAGACTGGGCTAGTGGGCCGCTATTTCACGATAAATCGTGACAGTGGCGTCGTGTCGTCCTTAGTGCCCCTGGACTACGAGGACCGGCGGGAGTTCGAATTAACAGCTCATATCAGCGACGGGGGCAATCCAGTCCTGACCACCAACGTCAGCGTGAACATATTCGTCACTGATCGCAATGACAACGCCCCCCAGGTCCTATACCCGCGGCCTGGCAGGAGCTCAGTGGAGACGCTGCCCCGAGGTACCACTGCCGGCCACGTGGTCACGCGGGTGGTAGGCTGGGACCCGGACGCAGGGCACAACGCCTGGCTGTCCTACAGTCTCTTGGGAGCCCCCAACCAAAGCCTTTTTGCCGTTGGGCTTCGCACAGGTCAAGTCAGCACTGCTCGCCCAGTCCAGGACACAGATTCACCCAGGCAGACTATCACGGTCTTAATCAAAGACAATGGGGAGCCATCGCTGTCCACCACCGCCACCCTGACTGTGTCGGTAACCGAGGAACCTCCCGAAGCCCGGGCGGAGTTCCCTTCCGGTTCTGACCCTCCAGAGCAGACTAAAAATCTCACCTTTTATCTACTTCTCTCTCTAATCCTGGTCTCCGTGGGGTTCGCAATCACAGTACTGGGAGTGATCATATTCAAAGTTTACAAGTGGAAACAGTCTCGGGAGCTGTACCGAACCCCTGTGAGCTCCCTGTACCGAACACCAGGGCCCTCTCTGCACGCGGACGCCGTGCGGGGAGGACTGATGCCGCCGCACCTTTACCATCAGGTGTACCTCACTACTGACTCGCGCCGCAGCGACGCGCTGCTTAAGAAACCTGGTGCCGCCAGCCCGCTGGCCAGCCGCCAGAACACGCTGCGGAGCTGCGATCCGGTGTTCTATAGGCAGGTGTTGGGTGCAGAGAGCTCCCCTTCCGGACAG CAAGCTCCGCCCAACACGGACTGGCGTTTCTCTCAGGCCCAGAGACCCGGCACCAGCGG ctcccaaAATGGCGATGAAACCGGCACCTGGCCCAACAACCAGTTCGACACGGAGATGCTGCAAGCCATGATCTTGGCCTCCGCCAGCG AGGCTGCTGATGGGAGCTCCACCCTGGGAGGGGGCGCTGGCACCATGGGCTTGAGTGCCCGCTACGGGCCCCAGTTCACCCTGCAGCACGTGCCCGACTACCGCCAGAACGTCTACATTCCCGGCAGCAATGCCACACTGACCAATGCGGCTGGCAAGCGAGATGGCAAGGCCCCAGCAGGTGGCAACGGCAACAAGAAGAAGTCGGGCAAGAAGGAGAAGAAGTAA
- the LOC108392751 gene encoding protocadherin gamma-C4 isoform X4, translated as MLGKVRSWAEICWGATLLFLFCHLDYVCGQIRYPVPEESQEGTFVGNVAQDFLLDAESLSARRLQVAGEVNQRHFRVDLDSGALLIKNPIDREALCGLSASCIVPLEFVTEGPLEMYRAEVEIVDVNDHAPRFPRQQLDLEIGEAAPPGQRFPLEKAQDADVGSNSINSYRLSSSEHFALDVKKRSDGSLVPELLLEKPLDREKQSDYRLVLTAVDGGNPPRSGTAELRVSVLDVNDNAPAFQQSSYRISVLESAPAGMLLIQLNASDPDLGPSGNVTFSFSGHTPDRVRDLFSLHPTTGKLTLQGPLDFESENYYEFDVRARDGGSPAMEQHCSLRVDLLDVNDNAPHITVTSELGTLPESAEPGTVVALISVQDPDSGSNGDVSLRIPDHLPFALKSAFRNQFSLVTAGLLDREAKSSYDIMVTASDAGNPPLSTQRAIFLNISDVNDNPPSFFQRSHEVFVPENNRPGDLLCSLAASDPDSGLNALISYALLEPRNRDVSASSFISLNPQTGAVHATRSFDYEQTQTLQFEVQARDRGNPPLSSTVTVRLFVLDLNDNAPAVLRPRARPGSLCPQALPPSVGAGHLVTKVTAVDLDSGYNAWVSYQLLEAPDPSLFAVSRYAGEVRTAVPIPADLPPQKLVIVVKDSGSPPLSTSVTLLVSLEEDTHPVVPDLRESSAPREGESRLTLYLAVSLVAICFVSFGSFVALLSKCLRGAACGVTCFPAGTCTCLTRSRRREGLPPSNGILRIQLGSDDPIKFVDVGGHSHGCTPLASAPTRSDSFMMVKSPSAPMAGEPVRPSCPPSDLLYGLEQAPPNTDWRFSQAQRPGTSGSQNGDETGTWPNNQFDTEMLQAMILASASEAADGSSTLGGGAGTMGLSARYGPQFTLQHVPDYRQNVYIPGSNATLTNAAGKRDGKAPAGGNGNKKKSGKKEKK; from the exons ATGCTCGGTAAGGTGAGAAGCTGGGCAGAAATCTGCTGGGGGGCCACCCTTTTGTTCCTCTTTTGCCACCTGGATTATGTTTGTGGGCAGATCCGCTATCCGGTCCCAGAGGAGTCACAAGAAGGGACTTTTGTAGGGAATGTCGCCCAAGATTTCCTGCTGGATGCAGAAAGCCTGTCAGCTCGCAGGCTGCAGGTCGCTGGAGAGGTGAACCAAAGACACTTCCGTGTGGATTTGGACAGCGGAGCCCTGCTCATCAAGAATCCAATCGATCGAGAGGCACTGTGTGGGCTCAGTGCCAGCTGCATCGTGCCCCTGGAGTTCGTAACGGAAGGGCCTTTGGAAATGTACAGAGCGGAGGTCGAAATTGTGGATGTGAATGATCACGCCCCCCGGTTTCCTCGGCAGCAGCTGGACTTGGAAATTGGAGAGGCAGCTCCTCCAGGACAGCGTTTCCCCTTGGAAAAGGCTCAGGATGCAGATGTGGGAAGCAACTCCATCAACAGCTATAGACTAAGCTCCAGCGAACACTTCGCCCTGGACGTCAAGAAGCGCAGCGACGGCAGCCTGGTCCCGGAGCTGCTCCTGGAGAAGCCTTTGGATCGCGAGAAGCAATCAGACTACCGCCTGGTGCTGACTGCCGTGGATGGGGGAAACCCCCCGCGATCTGGCACCGCCGAGCTCCGGGTGTCAGTGCTGGACGTGAACGACAACGCCCCAGCTTTCCAGCAGTCCAGCTACAGGATAAGTGTGCTGGAGAGCGCCCCGGCCGGCATGCTGCTCATCCAGCTCAATGCCTCGGACCCGGACCTGGGTCCCAGCGGTAACGTCACCTTTTCTTTCAGCGGTCACACCCCTGACCGTGTGAGAGACCTCTTTAGCCTGCACCCCACTACTGGAAAGCTTACCCTTCAGGGGCCCCTAGACTTTGAGAGTGAGAATTACTATGAATTTGACGTTCGGGCTCGTGATGGGGGTTCTCCAGCCATGGAGCAACATTGCAGCCTTCGGGTGGATCTCCTGGATGTAAATGATAATGCCCCCCACATCACGGTGACCTCGGAGCTTGGGACCCTCCCAGAGAGTGCAGAACCTGGCACCGTGGTGGCGCTCATCAGTGTGCAGGACCCCGACTCAGGGTCAAATGGAGATGTGAGCCTCCGTATTCCTGACCACTTGCCATTTGCCCTCAAGTCTGCCTTCAGGAACCAGTTCTCCTTGGTGACTGCTGGACTCTTGGACCGAGAGGCCAAATCCAGCTATGACATCATGGTGACTGCTTCGGACGCTGGAAACCCTCCTCTGAGTACCCAGAGGGCTATTTTCCTCAATATTTCAGATGTGAACGATAACCCACCCTCTTTCTTCCAGAGGTCACATGAGGTGTTTGTTCCTGAGAACAATCGCCCAGGGGATCTGCTTTGCTCCCTTGCAGCCTCGGACCCGGACTCTGGCTTGAATGCACTTATCTCCTATGCTCTCCTAGAGCCCAGAAATCGAGACGTGTCAGCTTCCTCCTTCATCTCTCTGAACCCCCAGACAGGAGCTGTTCATGCTACTCGATCCTTTGACTATGAGCAAACACAGACACTGCAGTTTGAGGTGCAGGCCCGGGATCGGGGCAACCCACCCCTCAGTAGCACTGTGACAGTTCGTCTATTTGTGCTGGACCTCAATGACAATGCCCCGGCTGTGCTCCGCCCTAGGGCCCGGCCTGGTTCTTTATGTCCTCAAGCACTGCCTCCATCAGTTGGTGCTGGCCACCTAGTCACAAAGGTGACTGCTGTGGACTTGGATTCAGGTTACAATGCTTGGGTTTCCTATCAGCTCCTGGAGGCCCCGGATCCCAGCCTGTTTGCGGTCTCCCGCTATGCTGGGGAGGTGCGGACGGCTGTTCCCATCCCCGCTGACCTTCCACCACAGAAGCTGGTCATTGTGGTCAAGGATAGCGGTAGCCCCCCACTCTCTACCTCCGTTACTCTTCTAGTGTCCTTGGAGGAAGACACTCATCCAGTTGTCCCCGATCTTCGAGAATCTTCAGCTCCACGGGAAGGAGAATCCCGCCTGACCCTCTACTTGGCTGTATCGCTAGTGGCAATTTGCTTTGTCTCCTTTGGCTCATTCGTCGCACTACTCTCTAAATGTCTGCGTGGGGCTGCCTGTGGAGTGACCTGCTTTCCTGCTGGCACCTGCACCTGTCTCACCCGGTCTCGAAGGAGGGAGGGGCTTCCTCCTTCCAATGGGATCCTCAGAATCCAGCTAGGGTCAGATGATCCTATCAAGTTTGTTGATGTGGGCGGCCACTCTCATGGCTGTACACCCTTGGCTTCTGCACCTACTAGGAGTGATAGCTTCATGATGGTGAAGTCACCCAGTGCACCTATGGCAGGGGAACCTGTTCGCCCAAGCTGCCCACCCTCTGATCTTCTCTATGGGCTAGAG CAAGCTCCGCCCAACACGGACTGGCGTTTCTCTCAGGCCCAGAGACCCGGCACCAGCGG ctcccaaAATGGCGATGAAACCGGCACCTGGCCCAACAACCAGTTCGACACGGAGATGCTGCAAGCCATGATCTTGGCCTCCGCCAGCG AGGCTGCTGATGGGAGCTCCACCCTGGGAGGGGGCGCTGGCACCATGGGCTTGAGTGCCCGCTACGGGCCCCAGTTCACCCTGCAGCACGTGCCCGACTACCGCCAGAACGTCTACATTCCCGGCAGCAATGCCACACTGACCAATGCGGCTGGCAAGCGAGATGGCAAGGCCCCAGCAGGTGGCAACGGCAACAAGAAGAAGTCGGGCAAGAAGGAGAAGAAGTAA
- the LOC108392751 gene encoding protocadherin gamma-C5 isoform X2, which translates to MGPQIPSQLAGKWQVLCMLSLCCWGWVSGQLRYSVVEESDPGTLVGNVAQDLGLKVTDLLSRRLRLGSEENGHYFSLSLMSGALAVNQKIDRESLCGTSSSCLLPVQVVTEHPLELIRVEVEILDLNDNSPSFATPEREIRISESAALGARFPLDSAQDLDVGTNTVSFYTLSPGSHFSLNVKTLKDGKLFPELVLEQQLDREAQARHQLVLTAVDGGTPAHSGTSLISITVLDINDNAPAFRSSVLRVGLPENAPVGTLLLRLNATDPDEGTNGQLDYSFGDHTSEAVQNLFGLDASSGAIHVIGPIDFEESNFYEIHARARDQGQPAMEGHCVIQVDVQDVNDNAPEVLLASLVNPVLESTPVGTVVGLFNVRDRDSGRNGEVSLDISPDLPFHIKPSENHYSLLTSQPLDREAASHYIIELLATDAGFSPLHSHLTIRLNISDVNDNAPCFTQHLYTAYIPENRPPGSLLCTVAASDPDTGDNARLTYSIVGNQIQGAPASSFVYVNPEDGRVFAQRTFDYELLQMLQVVVGVQDAGSPPLHSNASLHVFVLDRNDNAPAVLHPRPGGELSVPQRLPRSAPPGSLVTKVTAVDADAGHNAWLSYSLLPQSTAPGLFLVSAHTGEVRTARALLEDDLDTQQVVVLVRDNGDPSLSSTATVLLVLEDEDPEEMPQSSDFLTHPPERSDLTLYLIVALAAISLLSLVTFTFLSARCLGGHADQAGGGGQCCSRQDSPSRDYYKQSTPNVQVSSDGTLKYMEVTLRPADSQSHCYRTCFSPASDGSDFTFLRPLSVQQPSALALEPDAFRSRSNTLREPSQQAPPNTDWRFSQAQRPGTSGSQNGDETGTWPNNQFDTEMLQAMILASASEAADGSSTLGGGAGTMGLSARYGPQFTLQHVPDYRQNVYIPGSNATLTNAAGKRDGKAPAGGNGNKKKSGKKEKK; encoded by the exons ATGGGGCCTCAGATACCCTCACAGCTCGCTGGGAAATGGCAAGTGCTATGCATGTTGTCCTTGtgctgctggggctgggtgtcTGGGCAGCTTCGTTACTCAGTGGTGGAGGAGTCTGATCCAGGGACGCTGGTGGGTAATGTTGCTCAGGATCTAGGCTTGAAGGTGACAGATCTTTTGAGCCGCAGACTGCGGTTGGGCTCTGAGGAGAATGGGCACTATTTTTCCCTGAGCTTAATGAGTGGTGCTCTGGCAGTGAATCAAAAGATTGACCGAGAGAGCCTGTGTGGAACCAGCAGCAGCTGCCTGCTGCCAGTGCAGGTGGTGACTGAACACCCCCTGGAACTAATCCGTGTAGAGGTAGAGATCTTGGATCTCAATGACAACTCTCCTAGCTTTGCCACCCCTGAGCGAGAGATACGCATCTCGGAATCAGCTGCACTTGGGGCACGATTCCCACTGGATAGCGCCCAGGATCTGGACGTGGGCACCAATACTGTAAGCTTCTACACTCTGAGCCCTGGCAGCCACTTTTCTCTGAATGTGAAGACCCTAAAAGATGGGAAGCTGTTCCCAGAACTGGTGCTAGAGCAGCAGCTGGACCGTGAAGCCCAGGCAAGGCATCAGCTGGTACTGACTGCTGTGGATGGGGGTACCCCAGCTCACTCAGGGACCAGCCTTATCTCCATCACCGTGCTAGACATCAATGACAATGCTCCAGCCTTCCGGTCCTCAGTTCTACGTGTGGGGCTCCCAGAGAATGCACCCGTGGGTACACTACTGCTCCGCCTCAATGCCACTGATCCAGATGAGGGCACCAATGGCCAACTAGACTATTCTTTTGGAGACCATACATCTGAGGCAGTGCAGAATCTCTTTGGCCTAGACGCTAGCAGTGGAGCCATCCATGTGATAGGTCCCATTGACTTTGAGGAGTCAAATTTCTATGAAATTCATGCAAGAGCCCGGGACCAGGGACAGCCAGCCATGGAAGGCCACTGTGTGATTCAAGTGGATGTGCAGGACGTCAACGACAATGCCCCAGAAGTACTACTGGCCTCTTTGGTCAACCCTGTTCTGGAGAGTACACCAGTGGGCACAGTAGTGGGACTGTTTAATGTGCGGGACCGAGACTCAGGGAGAAATGGTGAAGTGAGCCTTGATATCTCTCCGGACCTGCCATTTCACATTAAGCCTTCTGAGAACCACTACTCACTGCTCACCAGCCAGCCCTTGGACCGGGAGGCCGCCTCCCACTATATCATTGAGCTTCTGGCCACCGATGCAGGCTTCTCTCCCCTGCATTCGCATCTCACCATCAGGCTCAACATTTCAGATGTGAATGACAATGCACCCTGCTTTACCCAGCACCTCTACACCGCTTACATCCCAGAAAACCGGCCTCCGGGCTCCCTTCTCTGCACTGTGGCTGCCTCGGATCCGGACACTGGGGATAATGCCCGCCTCACCTACTCTATTGTAGGGAATCAAATTCAGGGAGCCCCAGCCTCCTCCTTTGTGTATGTCAACCCTGAGGATGGGCGGGTCTTTGCCCAGCGCACCTTTGACTATGAATTGCTGCAGATGCTGCAGGTTGTGGTGGGGGTTCAAGACGCTGGCTCCCCCCCATTGCATTCCAATGCATCTCTGCATGTGTTTGTCCTGGATCGGAATGATAATGCCCCAGCGGTGCTGCACCCAAGACCAGGCGGGGAACTCTCAGTACCCCAGCGTCTGCCTCGCTCTGCTCCTCCTGGCTCCTTGGTCACCAAGGTGACAGCCGTGGATGCTGATGCAGGCCACAATGCATGGCTCTCCTATTCACTATTGCCACAGTCCACAGCCCCAGGGCTATTCCTGGTGTCTGCACACACCGGTGAGGTGCGCACAGCCCGGGCCTTACTGGAGGATGACTTGGACACCCAGCAGGTGGTGGTCCTGGTGAGGGACAATGGTGACCCTTCACTGTCCTCTACAGCCACAGTGCTGCTGGTTCTGGAAGATGAGGACCCAGAGGAAATGCCCCAATCCAGCGATTTCCTCACACACCCTCCTGAGCGTTCAGACCTTACCCTTTACCTCATTGTGGCTCTTGCGGCCATCAGTCTCTTATCCTTAGTCACCTTCACCTTTCTGTCAGCTAGATGCCTTGGGGGGCATGCAGACCAGGCTGGGGGCGGGGGCCAGTGCTGTAGTCGCCAGGACTCCCCCTCCCGGGACTACTATAAGCAGTCCACCCCCAACGTGCAGGTGAGCTCAGACGGCACCCTCAAGTACATGGAGGTGACGCTGCGGCCCGCAGACTCACAGAGCCACTGCTACAGGACGTGCTTTTCGCCAGCTTCGGACGGCAGTGACTTCACTTTCCTGAGGCCCCTCAGCGTCCAGCAGCCCTCAGCGCTGGCACTGGAGCCCGACGCCTTCCGGTCGCGCTCTAACACGCTGAGGGAGCCCAGCCAG CAAGCTCCGCCCAACACGGACTGGCGTTTCTCTCAGGCCCAGAGACCCGGCACCAGCGG ctcccaaAATGGCGATGAAACCGGCACCTGGCCCAACAACCAGTTCGACACGGAGATGCTGCAAGCCATGATCTTGGCCTCCGCCAGCG AGGCTGCTGATGGGAGCTCCACCCTGGGAGGGGGCGCTGGCACCATGGGCTTGAGTGCCCGCTACGGGCCCCAGTTCACCCTGCAGCACGTGCCCGACTACCGCCAGAACGTCTACATTCCCGGCAGCAATGCCACACTGACCAATGCGGCTGGCAAGCGAGATGGCAAGGCCCCAGCAGGTGGCAACGGCAACAAGAAGAAGTCGGGCAAGAAGGAGAAGAAGTAA
- the LOC108392751 gene encoding protocadherin gamma-B4 isoform X24 yields the protein MLCSQLRSQIGSFWQAPPNTDWRFSQAQRPGTSGSQNGDETGTWPNNQFDTEMLQAMILASASEAADGSSTLGGGAGTMGLSARYGPQFTLQHVPDYRQNVYIPGSNATLTNAAGKRDGKAPAGGNGNKKKSGKKEKK from the exons ATGCTTTGTTCCCAGCTGAGGAGCCAAATAGGTTCTTTCTGG CAAGCTCCGCCCAACACGGACTGGCGTTTCTCTCAGGCCCAGAGACCCGGCACCAGCGG ctcccaaAATGGCGATGAAACCGGCACCTGGCCCAACAACCAGTTCGACACGGAGATGCTGCAAGCCATGATCTTGGCCTCCGCCAGCG AGGCTGCTGATGGGAGCTCCACCCTGGGAGGGGGCGCTGGCACCATGGGCTTGAGTGCCCGCTACGGGCCCCAGTTCACCCTGCAGCACGTGCCCGACTACCGCCAGAACGTCTACATTCCCGGCAGCAATGCCACACTGACCAATGCGGCTGGCAAGCGAGATGGCAAGGCCCCAGCAGGTGGCAACGGCAACAAGAAGAAGTCGGGCAAGAAGGAGAAGAAGTAA
- the LOC108392751 gene encoding protocadherin gamma-B7 isoform X22 — protein sequence MFSVCLSPGLQKTLSTLESRLRSSVSAGRGEGLICLEQKSGFAHRGQINVILPPCLQCLRPLSPEQAPPNTDWRFSQAQRPGTSGSQNGDETGTWPNNQFDTEMLQAMILASASEAADGSSTLGGGAGTMGLSARYGPQFTLQHVPDYRQNVYIPGSNATLTNAAGKRDGKAPAGGNGNKKKSGKKEKK from the exons ATGTTCTCTGTATGCCTCTCCCCGGGTCTGCAGAAGACACTTTCGACCCTCGAATCGAGGCTTAGAAGTTCTGTGTCTGCAGGAAGGGGGGAAGGACTCATTTGTTTAGAACAGAAATCTGGGTTTGCTCACCGAGGTCAGATAAATGTTATTTTACCTCCATGTCTCCAGTGCCTCAGACCTCTGAGTCCTGAG CAAGCTCCGCCCAACACGGACTGGCGTTTCTCTCAGGCCCAGAGACCCGGCACCAGCGG ctcccaaAATGGCGATGAAACCGGCACCTGGCCCAACAACCAGTTCGACACGGAGATGCTGCAAGCCATGATCTTGGCCTCCGCCAGCG AGGCTGCTGATGGGAGCTCCACCCTGGGAGGGGGCGCTGGCACCATGGGCTTGAGTGCCCGCTACGGGCCCCAGTTCACCCTGCAGCACGTGCCCGACTACCGCCAGAACGTCTACATTCCCGGCAGCAATGCCACACTGACCAATGCGGCTGGCAAGCGAGATGGCAAGGCCCCAGCAGGTGGCAACGGCAACAAGAAGAAGTCGGGCAAGAAGGAGAAGAAGTAA